The following DNA comes from bacterium.
AAGATAAAACCTTCAGGTCCTCATTTCTTACAATGGCCTTCACCCATTTATTGCCTCGTTGATCACCCTCCCAATTCCTGATTCTAACATCGATATTTTGTAATACAACTTTTGCCGTCGCCCTACGTCGGCAATAACGATATTTTCCTCAATGTTACAAAAGCGGAGTAGAAAAATGGAAAGCTCTAAACTTAGTTTTAGCGTACGTATAATTACAATAATGTCAATAGCCTTGATCTACGTTGCGTGCAGTAATCAACCATCACAAAAACAAAATGAAGTCGCGGACTCTGCAACGGCAGCACTTCTTGTCAGCGCAGATTCCACCGATGGCAAACAAGATCACGTTATCGATAAATGCTTAATGTGTAAACTGACTTGCGACGGCAGCGATAATTATTCGTCGATGTACGCCGGTTATACCCTCAAATTTTGTTCAAACCTGGACAAAATGAGCTTCGATCAGGACCCCAAACAAAGTGTCCTGTCAATGAAGCTTTAGTTACATTTCAATGCTTATTTAGTCGTGTACATCATTAAAAAGGAAAATAAAATGAAATCGATTTTCGTTCTACTGATAATCCTTTCCGCTTATTCGGCCACAGCCTGTGACAATTGCCAATGCCGTATGCCTTCAGCGCAATCTAAATTTACTTTCAGTCTCAATTTTCGTTATACCAATTTGTCAGACATTTATGGATCGGCACACGCCCATATATTAGAAGCTTCGCCATTCCGTTCTGCACTTTTAAAGGAATCGCAAGCTTTTCACGGCGGAGATGATTTGGAAAATGGAAGTTACGAACGGTATATAACAATGAATTGGTTGATTAATTATCGCTTAAGCGAGCGGTGGAGTTTGGGCGCTATAATTCCGCTCACAAAGCGTACGACAAAGGATGTGATGACAACCGGTTATGAAAAAGTATCGACGTTCGGATTAGGGGATGTCGGCTTAATTGCAGGCTTTGATGTTTATCATAATTCACGCCCCAATTATTCTTCGCGGATCACTATTCAGGCCGGAATAAAGTTGCCAACTGGAAAAACCAATAAACAACTTGACGACGGCGACGTGGCACACATGCATGTGCAAAGCGGAAGCGGTTCCATCGACTATATTTTTATAATCGATGCTTCTAAAGAAATAAACCGCTGGGAAATGCTTGCTGATTTTATATATCGGTATAATACGGAAGGCGCGCACCATTTCACCTTTGGCGATTTTGTAAATTACCGGGCCGGGTTACGATACTACGTCTACGATACCAACAAAAACATGATTTCAATCGATGAAGACCCCGATCGGTTTCGTATGGCGATGGGATTAAATCTCGACGGAGAATGGGAAGGGCATGAACTGGAATCTGATGAAATCATCGACAATAGCGGCGGACATACCGTGTTGATTTCACCCAATGTGCTTTTTGCCTGGAGTAAATTTTCGATAGGTTTAAATTATCAATTGCCGATCATTCACCATTTAGAAGGGCGACAATTAGGCCAATCCTCCAAGATAGTCACCGAACTATCATTTACATTTTAATTCGAAAAAGAATGGTTGATAATCTGACTTATCGGCGGAGGATTATGAAAAATAATTTCCAATTATTAATGTTACTGGTTCTAATAGTGGCTTTATGTCCGATAATGACGTCTCCTTTGAAGACCCATCAAACAGATATAAGACGACTGTAGTTCCTGACAATATATGTACAGAGCCTGACTCCGTCATTACTTTGTTTATTACAATCAAAGATACTTCTGATAACCCTGTATGTGCTAATTACATAGTGACCCATGATCGCAATCAAAGATTCAGTAACAGTTTCAATTCCTGAGCCCGGCCACGGCTGACTATTTGTTCAGTTTTGGCCGGATCATTCAGGATCAACTTATACTGTCCGTTGAACCATGGAACGATTTCGGTAATGTGATGCAAATTAACAATTGCCGACCGATGCGTTCGGAAAAAATCTTTTTGATTGAGGCGCCCCTCCAATTCATCCAATGTGTATTTCAGATCGTAGCGATGCCCGCTTACATGAGCAAACGTAATGCTGTGTTCGGTATCAAACCATAGGACATCTTTCGTTTTGATGAGTTTGATCCGTTGATTAACGCGTGTCGGTAACAATTCAATAAAAGATTGACCCGCCGATTGCATCAGATCGGTTACGATCTTTTTGACCGTTCGTTGCAAATCCTGGCCAGGTGAAATTCGTTTGAGTTTTCCTATGGCAGCCGACAAACGTTCTTTGTCGTATGGTTTAAGCAGATAATCCGTCGCATTGATTTCAAATGCGCGAATGGCGTATTGATCATAAGCGGTTGAAAAAATGACGGCAGGTACGTAATTCAGATTACGAATGACTTCAAATCCGCTAAGGCCCGGCATCTGAATATCGAGAAACACGACATCCGGTTTGAGCGATTCGATTTTTTCAATAGCCTCCAGTCCATCCTTAGCTTCGCCGATCACACTTAATCCCGGATCATTCAATTCTTCTAAAAGTCGTTTGAGTTTGTCGCGCGCTAATTTTTCATCGTCGACGACTAGAGCATTTAAGACAGTTCCTTCCATAGTTTTAGCCCCGATGTTTCCCTGGAAGAGTGAGGCGAACATTCACACCTTTTGGTAAGTCCGATTCAATCTGAACGCCAAATTGTTGGCCATAGGTTTTTTTCAAACGTTGATCAACGTTCGCCAAGCCGATACCCAATCCGTCAGATTTTTCTTCCCGCTCAAATCCGTCACCATCGTCGGCCACACTTACGATCAGAAAACCGTTTTCTAACGAAGATCGCAGTGTCAGTGTACCGCCGTTAATATTTTTGCTTATGCCATGTTTAAGCGCATTTTCGACGATAGGCTGCAAAATCAAACTTGGAACGAACAGCGTCAGCGATTCTTCGGTGATATGTTTTTCGATTTTTAAAAGATCCTCAAAACGAACACGCTCTATTTCCAAATAATTTTCGATAAAACGTAATTCTTCTTCAAGAGTAACTTCTTCCTTCTCCGATGCAATCAAAACATATCTGAAAATATCTGCAAGTTTTTGAGTGACACGATCGGCTTTTTTAGGATCAACGGCAATTAATGCGGAAATGGAATTGAGCGTATTAAATAAAAAGTGCGGGTTGATTTGCGCACGCAATGCTTTAAGCTCCGACTGTATGGCTAATTCTTTTGCTTGTTGCACTTCGGACATTTTATGGATCATTTCACGATAGAAAATCGTTGCATAAATACTGGTCGAAACGAGCAGGGTGATGATCAATCCGATAAAAAGTTGCGTATAAACAAGGCGTGCCGAACCCAAGAAATTTTTTCCGCTGATCAACGTCATAATCGTCAACACAATGTAGGTTCCAAGTAATCCTGACATGGCAAACACGCCTAATTCAATCGCAACCGTTTTGACTGACCGTTTAAAACCTGCCGGAACAATTTTTGATACGATCTTCGGCGCTGCATATCCCGGCAACAGGCGCATAACAATATAAAATACGGTCGCAACGAGAAATGAGAATTGATACGATTTCCACGTCCAGTTGGAAATATATAGACTTCCGAAAATGAACGCTGATGCCGAACTAATTCCAAGATACATTAGTATTTCATGAAACAGACGCCGTTCAAAGGACTTTTTCATGATTATTTCTCCATATATTCTCGGATTTTCTTTTCTTCCCATTCTCGGCCCAAACGACCGCCAATCAAAAACACGCGGGCAGCGTGCGACAGAATTCCGAAGCCCCACCCGAATGTGACCCAATAAAACCACCAGTAATTAGGAGAAGTTATCATATTGTAAACCACCATTAAGATATTGATCAAAAGATACGTTATCAGATGACCATAAAAATTTTTTAACTCTGAAACGCGGCGTTGCGCTTGCTGAAATTTTTCCTGATCCGTCATACAAGATTCCTTTAAAATATTGAATTATCGGTTTAACTACAATCGCATTTATAAACTTGCACTAAAACCGGCTACAATGGTTCGGTTACTGAAATAACTTTTCACTTCATTGCGTTGTGCAAAATCCTCCGAATAACTGTAATCGAGAATATTTTTAAACCCAAAAATATTCAGTCCTTCGATATACAATACAATGTATTTCCGTTCGCCGAAGAAAATGAGTTTTGAGAGACGTGAATCGATCCGCTTAAATGCCGGGAACCGGTCTGAATTTTTCTGAGCATAAACAGGTCTCCAGTATTGTCCGTCATACGATCCGGATTCAATAGGCGTGAAAGGCCTGCCGCTGGCGTACCGCGCCGTTGATGACCATTCAAATCCTTTCCCTAATCGTGTTTTCTGGACAATTTTGATGTTATGCGTGACATCGTATATCGTCGGACGACGGGTAAGAACATCCAACTCCGAGCGCTGTGTCTGAATAAAACTGTACGATATCCAGCCTGATGTGCGTCCAATACCTCCTTTGATGAAAAAATCGAGGCCCCGCGCAAAACCCTTGCCTTTACTGACATAGTTTTTTTGATCATCTTCAAGCGGCAGTTTAGTATACCATTTGTAGTATCCTTCGATTTTCAATTGTACGGCATCCATATTTTTTTCATATCCGACGACGGTATGAACGGCCTGCATAGGGTTTAAATCGGGATTTCCGGAGTTTTGATCATACATGGTTATTCCGGGATATTGATGGAACGATCCCACAGAAAATCTCAAGAATGTATTCGATGCAATTTCGTGCGCAATCGATCCACGAACATCCGCCGTCAAAGACTGCGACAATGAATGATAATCTTCACGTATGCCTAAAGACAACGACCAAAGACGTGCCAGTTTATTTTGCAATTCGACGTAATTGCCCTGCACAAAAGAATGATCGTTACTTTGAGTGCGAACACTGTCAGCGCCGGGATAAAATTCTCCCCGTCGTTTCGGAAGCAAAAAATTCATGTCATATCGGTCGAGATACGCTTCCGAGCCGAACAGCAGTATCATTTTTGAATTGATTTCGACCGTATTGTCCCATCGCAATTTTAGATTATATTCATAATTATCGCGGTACCAATCAAAAAACTCCCAGCGATTGCTGTAACCCGAAAAAGAAAGCGCCGTTTTCGAAAACCATGATTTTCGGATAACATCCGACCATAATAAGCTTGCGACTTGATTCGATGACGTCAAATCATACCGGCCTTGACTGGATTGAAGCGTGAGATCAAATTTCTGCGCATCATCGCTGTAGAGTCCAAACAATTGAATTAATCCTGTTTTTGAATAATTATAGTTCACAATTCCGGTAACATTCGACGATGTCGGATCTTCAACGACATCGAAAGCAGGCTTGTTCAATTTAAAAAGAAGGTCCGTACTCGTTTTTTTTCCGTAAAGTTGTACATTGACTTTATCATTCACAACCCGGAGAAGCCCGCCGCCGACCCCGACCATATTCAAATCGAGGTTAAATCGGTTTTGCTGGATCCGATTTTCGGTTTCAATATCCAATACGCCTGACAACGCATTGCCATACTTAACTGAAAAACCGCCGCTGGAAAAGTACAACCGTTTCATGACAGCCGTTTCAACAACCGTAAAAAGCCCGTTACCTGCCGTGTTCTCACTATGATACGGATGACTCAGTGTCGCTTGATTAATCAGAATCAGATTTTCCGACGGGCTTCCGCCACGAACAGGCAAAGCAGCAGTTTCGTCCGATTGCACAACTCCCGGCAGGACTTTAATGCTCTGAAAAATATCGGCAGCGCCTCCCGGAGTAGTATAGACATCAATTTTATTCAGCGTCACTTTACCTTCACCGCCGGTGTACGCACTTGCTTCAATGGTTATTTCCTTTAAATCGAGCGATTTCTCCTCAAGCGCTATTTCAATGAAAGCTTCATGCGGAAGCTGGATCGCTTTTTGAAAAGTTTCATAACCAATTAAAGCGGCGACCAAGGTCCGAGGACCTGGAACCGAAGTTTTAATTTCAAAGTAACCGCTGTCATTGCTCACGTCGCCGGCATAATCCCCATCTTTGAAGAAGACATTTACAAAAGCCAGTTTTTCGCCTTTGTTATCTATAATGGTTCCTTTAAAAATCATTTTTTCCTGCGCTCGTGATGGTGTGACCATCACAAAGATTGTTAACCAAAGGAATACTGTTCGTGTCATAAAGTTCTCTTTTTTTTTAAAGTCATGCCTCGAGGCAATATTTACTTTGTCGCTCCCAACTTAGCCATTGCAACTTTTGCTTGCCGTGAATCGGGGTTGATAGCGAGCGCTTCTTTATAATAAGTCATGGCCTTTTCATTATCTTTCAACTCGGCATAAGCATTACCGGTGAATGTCAGGCATTCGTCATAACCCCAACCCGGTGTTATTGACATAGAGTCCGTTACTTGTTCTTTGTAAAGCGCAATTGCTTTTTCAAATTCAGGAATGGCTTTATCCGCACCGCCGCCGAACATTGCCGGAGTATTCAGTTTGCCAATCCCTTTCAGGTGAAAAGCACGTGGATTTTTTGGATTGGCTTTAATAGCATCGTCGTAATATCCACTCGATTTCGGACCAAGCCACATTCCCGAAATCGGATTGAATGAAATTTTCATTCCTGTCAGTGTGCCGATCAATGCAAGACACTCTGAATGGTTCGGAGATAATTTGATTGCCGTTTCCAATGTCTGAATACCTTCTTCGACTAATTGTTCAGCCATCTGCTCATCTTTTTGAGAACCATACAAACTGCGTATGGTCAAACGATAATCGGCATATGCTTTCCAATACAGGGCATCAACATTGTCCGGCTCGACGGCCAGTGCTCTTTCAAAAATCGCTTTCGCGCTAACCATCTCGTCACGGCTCCATTTTTTGTAGGCCGTTTCAAATTTTACCTTGCCGTCAAGGATCATCGACTGAATTGTATTGTGATCCTGTGCCATAAGACGTGAAAAGCATAGGCTTGTCAATACGGCCATTAAGAATAGTTTTTTCATTGCGTTTTCCCTTTCGTTTGGTTGTTTATAAAATTGATTACGGTAACAATTCGTCGCTTCCCGTTTGGAACGTTGCATTAAATATATAGGCCGGATATCCGATCCGTATGGCATTTCGTCTGAATGGCAATAGGTCGGTTTGAAATGCCTGATTTGAGGATTGAATTGCAGTAATTTGTATTGGATAAAATCCTGTGAAATAGTATTTTAGTTCTTTATAAATTTGACTCTTAACTGACTTCATTATGATCAATCGTTTGATGGTATTTCTGATCCTGTTCACTGGAATTGGGTTTGCACAAAAACCGGGGGATGTGGTGGTGAGCTTTTTATGGGGAGTGCACGTCACCAATCCCCAAAAAGTCAGCGCAACGATTGGTTTGATTGGCGGAAGATTCGAGACCGATGGAAATCTAAAAGCGATTAGCGGCTTTTCAATTGAAGCCGAAGCGGGCCTCGGCGGCGCACGTGGATTTATTGGACATGCGGCATACTTCCGCCCGGCCCTATTTGGATATTCTTACGGTGTTTCGGTTCTTCGAACGTGGCGCAACCCATGGTTAGCCAAACCCGAAAAATGGTTTGTAGGCATTTCCGGCGATGCCTCATTTTTTTTCGGTAACTTCAAACTTGGTCTGTACCGCCGAACTGATAAAAATAGCATCCTGATCTCGACTGGATTTGGAATTAAGTGGTGATATAATCAGCAAAGCCAAAAGTAAGGAATCAAATTAAAACTCATAAAAAGAGAATTTATGACACCTTTCATTATCAATATTTCTCAAGCCGTTCTCGATGATTTAAAAATGCGGATCCGAAACACGCGCTGGCCAGACACTATGGACAACTCCGGATGGACGTTCGGCGCCTCATTGGATTACATGAAAGAGTTGGCTGTCTACTGGTCAGAAAAATTTGACTGGCGAAAAACGGAACATGAGATCAATTCGTATCCGAATTTTATCGCCGAAATCGACGGATACAAAGTTCACTTTCTCCATATCAAAGGAAAAGGGAAAAAAACATTTCCGCTGATCATCACTCACGGTTGGCCGGGATCATTTCTGGAGATGATGAAATTGATTCCGTTATTGACTGAAAACAAAGACTTCTCATTTGATCTTGTGATTCCGTCAATGATGGGTTATGGTTTCTCTCAGAAAATTACGGTTCCGGGTAATAACGTCGGATTGATGGCTGACGTGTGGTTTAAGCTGATGCAACAATTGGGTTATGATAAATTTGGCGCACAAGGCGGCGATTTCGGTGCCGGCGTCAGTACGGCACTCGCTTTGAAGTACCCCAATAATGTAGCCGGATTACATTTAAATTATATTCCAGGAAATTATTATCCATATTTGCCCGATGGCGAGCAATGGACCCCTGAGGAAACTCAATTCGATAAAGACGACGAGGATTGGTACCGGCGAGAGGGCGCTTATTCACACCAGCACAAAACCAAACCGTTAACGCTGGCATACGGATTACATGATTCTCCGATTGGTATGGCTGCATGGATTGTTGAGAAATTATATGGCTGGGCCGATTGCAAAGGCAACGTCGAAAACGTTTTCACCAAAGATGAACTGTTATCACACGTCATGCTGTATTGGGTTACCGAAACGATGCATTCCTCTATCCGGCTTTACTACGAGAACAGTAAAGTACCGATGCGGTTTGGTAAGAACGATTTTATCAATGTTCCTGTAAGTATTGCGCGATTTCCATTTGAAGAACCTTTCCCACCGCGCAAATTCATCGAAAGAGGATTCAATATTCGGCGATGGACGGACATGCCGACCGGCGGACATTTTGCCGCGATTGAACAACCACAATTGCTGGCCAACGACTTAATAGAATTCTTTCAAACAATTTAAAATAAAAAAACCTCATGAAAATCATGAGGTTTTTTATAAACGAATGTATAATTCTATCGTTTCAAACGTCTTTCAGCAATTCGCATTCGGTTACGAGCTCTCGCAATCGCTTGCATAGCGCCGTTGGGTTCAAGATTGCTCCGTTCTTCAAGACGCTTCAATTCACGTTCATGAGCCAACTTGGCGCGATTGACATCAATCTCGGATGCTTTTTCGCATGTTTCAGCCAACACGATGACTTTATTGTCGTGCACTTC
Coding sequences within:
- a CDS encoding transporter produces the protein MKSIFVLLIILSAYSATACDNCQCRMPSAQSKFTFSLNFRYTNLSDIYGSAHAHILEASPFRSALLKESQAFHGGDDLENGSYERYITMNWLINYRLSERWSLGAIIPLTKRTTKDVMTTGYEKVSTFGLGDVGLIAGFDVYHNSRPNYSSRITIQAGIKLPTGKTNKQLDDGDVAHMHVQSGSGSIDYIFIIDASKEINRWEMLADFIYRYNTEGAHHFTFGDFVNYRAGLRYYVYDTNKNMISIDEDPDRFRMAMGLNLDGEWEGHELESDEIIDNSGGHTVLISPNVLFAWSKFSIGLNYQLPIIHHLEGRQLGQSSKIVTELSFTF
- a CDS encoding LytTR family DNA-binding domain-containing protein, translating into MEGTVLNALVVDDEKLARDKLKRLLEELNDPGLSVIGEAKDGLEAIEKIESLKPDVVFLDIQMPGLSGFEVIRNLNYVPAVIFSTAYDQYAIRAFEINATDYLLKPYDKERLSAAIGKLKRISPGQDLQRTVKKIVTDLMQSAGQSFIELLPTRVNQRIKLIKTKDVLWFDTEHSITFAHVSGHRYDLKYTLDELEGRLNQKDFFRTHRSAIVNLHHITEIVPWFNGQYKLILNDPAKTEQIVSRGRAQELKLLLNL
- a CDS encoding histidine kinase; protein product: MKKSFERRLFHEILMYLGISSASAFIFGSLYISNWTWKSYQFSFLVATVFYIVMRLLPGYAAPKIVSKIVPAGFKRSVKTVAIELGVFAMSGLLGTYIVLTIMTLISGKNFLGSARLVYTQLFIGLIITLLVSTSIYATIFYREMIHKMSEVQQAKELAIQSELKALRAQINPHFLFNTLNSISALIAVDPKKADRVTQKLADIFRYVLIASEKEEVTLEEELRFIENYLEIERVRFEDLLKIEKHITEESLTLFVPSLILQPIVENALKHGISKNINGGTLTLRSSLENGFLIVSVADDGDGFEREEKSDGLGIGLANVDQRLKKTYGQQFGVQIESDLPKGVNVRLTLPGKHRG
- a CDS encoding 2TM domain-containing protein, which gives rise to MTDQEKFQQAQRRVSELKNFYGHLITYLLINILMVVYNMITSPNYWWFYWVTFGWGFGILSHAARVFLIGGRLGREWEEKKIREYMEK
- a CDS encoding TonB-dependent receptor, producing MTRTVFLWLTIFVMVTPSRAQEKMIFKGTIIDNKGEKLAFVNVFFKDGDYAGDVSNDSGYFEIKTSVPGPRTLVAALIGYETFQKAIQLPHEAFIEIALEEKSLDLKEITIEASAYTGGEGKVTLNKIDVYTTPGGAADIFQSIKVLPGVVQSDETAALPVRGGSPSENLILINQATLSHPYHSENTAGNGLFTVVETAVMKRLYFSSGGFSVKYGNALSGVLDIETENRIQQNRFNLDLNMVGVGGGLLRVVNDKVNVQLYGKKTSTDLLFKLNKPAFDVVEDPTSSNVTGIVNYNYSKTGLIQLFGLYSDDAQKFDLTLQSSQGRYDLTSSNQVASLLWSDVIRKSWFSKTALSFSGYSNRWEFFDWYRDNYEYNLKLRWDNTVEINSKMILLFGSEAYLDRYDMNFLLPKRRGEFYPGADSVRTQSNDHSFVQGNYVELQNKLARLWSLSLGIREDYHSLSQSLTADVRGSIAHEIASNTFLRFSVGSFHQYPGITMYDQNSGNPDLNPMQAVHTVVGYEKNMDAVQLKIEGYYKWYTKLPLEDDQKNYVSKGKGFARGLDFFIKGGIGRTSGWISYSFIQTQRSELDVLTRRPTIYDVTHNIKIVQKTRLGKGFEWSSTARYASGRPFTPIESGSYDGQYWRPVYAQKNSDRFPAFKRIDSRLSKLIFFGERKYIVLYIEGLNIFGFKNILDYSYSEDFAQRNEVKSYFSNRTIVAGFSASL
- a CDS encoding tetratricopeptide repeat protein, with the translated sequence MKKLFLMAVLTSLCFSRLMAQDHNTIQSMILDGKVKFETAYKKWSRDEMVSAKAIFERALAVEPDNVDALYWKAYADYRLTIRSLYGSQKDEQMAEQLVEEGIQTLETAIKLSPNHSECLALIGTLTGMKISFNPISGMWLGPKSSGYYDDAIKANPKNPRAFHLKGIGKLNTPAMFGGGADKAIPEFEKAIALYKEQVTDSMSITPGWGYDECLTFTGNAYAELKDNEKAMTYYKEALAINPDSRQAKVAMAKLGATK
- a CDS encoding epoxide hydrolase — protein: MTPFIINISQAVLDDLKMRIRNTRWPDTMDNSGWTFGASLDYMKELAVYWSEKFDWRKTEHEINSYPNFIAEIDGYKVHFLHIKGKGKKTFPLIITHGWPGSFLEMMKLIPLLTENKDFSFDLVIPSMMGYGFSQKITVPGNNVGLMADVWFKLMQQLGYDKFGAQGGDFGAGVSTALALKYPNNVAGLHLNYIPGNYYPYLPDGEQWTPEETQFDKDDEDWYRREGAYSHQHKTKPLTLAYGLHDSPIGMAAWIVEKLYGWADCKGNVENVFTKDELLSHVMLYWVTETMHSSIRLYYENSKVPMRFGKNDFINVPVSIARFPFEEPFPPRKFIERGFNIRRWTDMPTGGHFAAIEQPQLLANDLIEFFQTI